GATGATATATTTTAAAGAAGGCAAAGCCGAACTTTGCCATATTAACAAAATTGTATGGTAACAAGTTACATTTAATGTTCAAGTACAGCTCTTATTCGCCTGACTCCTGACGAAGAAGACTGTTCTTTTTTTATCACAAAATTTCCCAAACCGCCGGTTTTTTCGACATGGGGGCCTCCGCAAACTTCGGTAGAAAAGTCTCCTATTTTGTATACCTTAACAACATCTTCATATTTTTCGCCGAAAAGAGCCATCGCTCCTATTTTTTTTGCTTCTTCTAAAGGCATAACTTCCATAGTTACGGGCAAATCGGCCTTTATAGCCTCATTTACAAGCCTTTCAACCTCTTTTTTTTCGGCTTCCGTCATTGGCTCGGGATGCGAAAAGTCAAAACGGAGCCTTTCAGCCGTTATATTTGAGCCTTTTTGCTGAACATGATCGCCTAAAACCATTCTTAAAGCCTTGTGCAAAAGATGGGTTGCCGTATGATAGGCCGTTGTCTGCTCCGAATGGTCGGCAAGACCGCCCTTAAATACCTGTTCGCTTCCGGCTCTGGATAGTTCCTGATGCTTTTTAAAAGCTTCATCAAATTCTTCCCTGTTTACGGTTAAGCCCGATTCGGAGGCAAGTTCTTCCGTTAATTCGATAGGAAAGCCGTAGGTATCATAGAGCTTAAAGGCCATTCTTCCCGGAATAATCTTTTTAGGATTTTTTAAAAGGTTCGGAAGCATTTTTTCGAATTCGGCCTCGCCTTTTTTTAAGGTTTCAAGGAATTTATCTTCTTCGGCCTTAAGTTCCGTTAAAATAAGAGTTTCATTTTCCTTTAGTTCGGTATAAAAGCCGGCATTTTGAGCGATAACGGCAGAAGCCGGAACGGATAAAAAGTTGCCGTCTATGCCGAGTTTTTTGCCGTGTCTTACAGCCCGCCTGATAAGCCTTCTTAAAACATAGCCTGCTCCGATATTTGACGGAAGTGTGGTTTTCGGATCTCCCAAAATAAAGCAGGCTGTTCGGACATGGTCGGCTATAATTCTGATAGAGGTATCGGTTTTTTCGTTATCGCCGTATTTTACGCCGCTTATGTCTTCGATAGATTTAATAATTGAGGTAAAGGCTTCGGTATTATAAACGGAAGGCTTTCCTTGAAGCATGGCAACTGTTCGTTCAACCCCCATTCCCGTATCTACGCATTTTCTTTTTAAGGGAGAATATGATCCGTCCATGTTTTTATGATATTGCATAAAAACATTGTTCCATATTTCTACATATTTACCGCAGTTACAGCCTGGGCGGCAATTTGAACCGCAGGCAGGTTTTCCCGTATCTATAAAAATTTCAGTGTCGGGACCGCAAGGGCCTGTTTCACCGGCAGGGCCCCACCAGTTATCTTCTTTGGGGAGGAAAAAGATTCTATCTTTAGAGACACCCAGACTTTCCCAAATAGAAGCGGATTCATCATCACGGGGAGCGTCTTCATTTCCTTCAAAGACCGTAAAGGAAAGTTTATCGATAGGAATACCTAAATATTTTTCGTCCGTTAAAAATTCAAAGCTATAGGCGATTGATTCTTTTTTAAAATAATCTCCCAAAGACCAGTTTCCAAGCATTTCAAAAAAGGTCAGGTGAGAAGCGTCTCCTACATCATCTATATCGCCCGTGCGCACACATTTTTGCACATC
The DNA window shown above is from Treponema denticola and carries:
- a CDS encoding alanine--tRNA ligase — its product is MNKNITIDELRSKYIDFFKSKGHVEISGRSLIPENDPTVLFTTAGMHPLVPYLMGEPHPAGTRLTDVQKCVRTGDIDDVGDASHLTFFEMLGNWSLGDYFKKESIAYSFEFLTDEKYLGIPIDKLSFTVFEGNEDAPRDDESASIWESLGVSKDRIFFLPKEDNWWGPAGETGPCGPDTEIFIDTGKPACGSNCRPGCNCGKYVEIWNNVFMQYHKNMDGSYSPLKRKCVDTGMGVERTVAMLQGKPSVYNTEAFTSIIKSIEDISGVKYGDNEKTDTSIRIIADHVRTACFILGDPKTTLPSNIGAGYVLRRLIRRAVRHGKKLGIDGNFLSVPASAVIAQNAGFYTELKENETLILTELKAEEDKFLETLKKGEAEFEKMLPNLLKNPKKIIPGRMAFKLYDTYGFPIELTEELASESGLTVNREEFDEAFKKHQELSRAGSEQVFKGGLADHSEQTTAYHTATHLLHKALRMVLGDHVQQKGSNITAERLRFDFSHPEPMTEAEKKEVERLVNEAIKADLPVTMEVMPLEEAKKIGAMALFGEKYEDVVKVYKIGDFSTEVCGGPHVEKTGGLGNFVIKKEQSSSSGVRRIRAVLEH